A single region of the Penaeus vannamei isolate JL-2024 chromosome 23, ASM4276789v1, whole genome shotgun sequence genome encodes:
- the LOC113803937 gene encoding double-stranded RNA-binding protein Staufen homolog 2 isoform X1 yields MAQVPLRMAQPGLVPPHQQRPPMMVSMTQPPPVSMQAGLVSMAPMMAPAGGMAVMTQAMSHPDSGVGPDHHTLNAPYHHHHHPHHHHGPPGPHHPGPPPHHPSGPPQPPPTGPPPHTGPPHSQYHPAHHPAQAPHHGPHPTHAPHHGPHHSGPHSGPHSGPHSGPHSGPHGGPHGGPHSGPHGGPHGGPHSHGGPHSGPHMGPHTSNSGSGPHSGPHGGPHGGHHGGPTHPQSHLQAAAVAGPPHMTHPPHTVMHHSAPHQVTRYQMSGMGSGGPGGMGASPNSSHQQQQQQQQQQQQQQQQQQQQQPPPPLHTQVQHQPMAQTMQHQPHQQQPQQQQQQQPPQQHQQQPQPQDIVGNGGVVVGMTPTSSGVGVSVGGSSPTNSSSMSNSMCLSNTDPSTSSKEKTPMCLINELARYNKIQHQYCLTDEKGPAHKKTFTVTLRLGESEEYTASGPSIKKAQHSAAAIALEKTQFKHPPPKTQRQNKQTKLTPTVELNALAMKRGEAAVYTFMETPRPPNPYFNMPPNIRAMYNQKYYGRPPLYPIFFVTLRVGTREFIGEGTTAQQAKHNAASKALKLMKQLPMPENATTCTQGDLSDLDPNADLKSPISLVHEIALKRNLTVAFEVIRESGPPHMRTFVTVCIVGEYRTEGEGTGKKVSKKRAAELMLEELRKLPALPPTSLIRVKRKPTTKKKSRNLIKVGQEEQKAAPEYGQGINPISRLIQIQQAKKEKEPVYTMLAERGVPRRREFIMQVTVGNQSAQGSGPNKKLAKRAAAENMLQLLGYSRPQPQPGKPAIKTDGAHSDPDKTRKVTFLEDGGETRGSDSAVVGGVNNVNHMGGPAVGGGRQLVPGLIMMPDGSALHGFQQVQPQGMGMVSVGPMVNMQATATIAKELLKSGNSPTAEAMVKQNPPTGPQGPPQGPPPSSQQQAPMQPPQQQQQQQPMATSQQQQQPQPPPQQQVPQPQAPQQQQQQQQQQQSMVNQNQTVPSTQAVRPKDQLMYLAQILGLQVQFTDFPKGNKSEYLSLVSLTTSPPHVSHGAGPTIDDSHDQACLTALRALAKMGLDTVTAAKQE; encoded by the exons ATGGCGCAGGTACCTTTGCGCATGGCTCAGCCTGGTCTGGTGCCCCCCCATCAACAACGTCCTCCCATGATGGTCTCCATGACACAACCACCACCTGTATCCATGCAAG CAGGTCTGGTGAGCATGGCGCCCATGATGGCCCCAGCGGGTGGGATGGCGGTTATGACGCAGGCCATGAGCCACCCAGATTCTGGTGTTGGTCCTGATCATCACACCCTCAATgctccatatcatcatcaccaccacccccatcaccatcatgGCCCTCCTGGTCCACATCACCCAGGCCCCCCACCACACCACCCCAGTGggcctccccagcctcccccaaCAGGTCCTCCCCCCCACACGGGCCCTCCCCACTCTCAGTATCACCCTGCCCATCACCCAGCTCAGGCCCCTCATCATGGCCCACATCCAACTCATGCCCCACACCACGGTCCTCATCACTCTGGCCCACACTCGGGTCCTCATTCTGGCCCACATTCGGGTCCTCACTCGGGGCCGCATGGTGGGCCACATGGTGGACCACATTCTGGTCCACATGGGGGTCCACATGGAGGACCACACAGTCATGGTGGCCCTCACTCTGGTCCTCACATGGGACCTCACACAAGCAACAGCGGTAGTGGGCCACACAGTGGGCCACATGGTGGGCCACATGGAGGACATCATGGTGGACCAACGCATCCTCAGTCCCACCTACAAGCAGCAGCAGTTGCTGGTCCTCCCCACAtgacacaccctccacacactgTCATGCACCACTCTGCGCCACACCAGGTAAC ACGTTACCAGATGAGTGGCATGGGTAGTGGAGGGCCTGGGGGCATGGGAGCCTCTCCAAACAGTAGtcatcaacagcagcaacagcagcagcaacaacaacagcaacaacagcagcaacaacagcagcagcaacctccaccaccactccatACACAA GTACAACACCAACCAATGGCTCAGACAATGCAACATCAACCACACCAGCAGCAgccacaacagcaacagcagcaacagccacCACAGCAGCAccagcaacaaccacaaccacaagatATTGTTGGCAATGGTGGTGTAGTTGTAGGAATGACTCCAACAAGCAGTGGTGTTGGCGTTAGTGTGGGTGGCTCATCTCCAACGAATTCCTCTTCAATGAGCAACTCAATGTGCCTCTCTAATACTGATCCTTCAACGTCAAGTAAAGAGAAGACCCCAATGTGTCTTATTAATGAGCTTGCCAGATATAATAAG ATTCAACACCAGTACTGTTTAACGGATGAGAAGGGTCCAGCACACAAGAAGACCTTTACAGTAACATTGAGGcttggggagagtgaggaataCACAGCCTCTGGTCCCAGTATCAAAAAAGCTCAACATTCGGCTGCTGCCATAGCTCTTGAGAAGACGCAGTTCAAACACCCACCCCCAAAGACACAACGACAGAACAAACAAA CCAAACTCACACCAACCGTTGAATTAAATGCCCTTGCAATGAAGCGAGGAGAAGCTGCTGTTTATACCTTTATGGAGACCCCCCGTCCCCCCAATCCATACTTCAACATGCCACCAAACATAAGAGCCATGTATAATCAG AAATATTATGGACGACCGCCACTTTACCCTATATTCTTTGTAACATTAAGAGTTGGCACTCGGGAATTCATAGGTGAAGGAACCACAGCTCAACAGGCAAAGCACAATGCAGCCTCCAAAGCGTTAAAATTAATGAAACAACTTCCCATGCCTGAGAATGCTACTACATGTACACAAGGAG ATTTGTCAGATTTGGACCCAAATGCAGATTTGAAATCTCCCATCTCCCTTGTTCATGAAATTGCACTGAAGCGCAATTTGACTGTTGCGTTTGAAGTCATACGTGAATCGGGTCCTCCACACATGCGAACTTTTGTCACAGTTTGCATTGTGGGAGAATatagaacagaaggagaaggcACAGGCAAGAAG GTCAGCAAAAAACGAGCAGCAGAACTTATGCTAGAAGAACTACGCAAACTGCCTGCCTTACCACCAACCTCACTCATACGAGTTAAGCGTAAACCCACCACAAAGAAGAAAAGTCGAAACCTCATCAAGGTGGGTCAAGAG GAACAAAAGGCAGCTCCAGAGTATGGGCAGGGAATCAATCCAATATCAAGACTGATCCAGATCCAGCAggctaagaaagagaaagagccagtgTACACCATGCTGGCCGAACGAGGGGTGCCTCGACGCAGAGAATTCATCATGCAG GTGACAGTTGGCAACCAAAGTGCTCAAGGTAGTGGTCCAAATAAGAAGCTAGCCAAAAGAGCTGCTGCAGAGAACATGTTACAACTCCTTGGATACTCCCGCCCACAGCCCCAACCTGGCAAACCTGCTATCAAGACTGACGGTGCTCACTCTGACCCTGACAAAACTAGGAAG GTGACATTCcttgaagatggaggagagactaGAGGATCTGATTCGGCTGTTGTTGGAGGTGTGAATAACGTCAACCACATGGGAGGGCCTGCGGTGGGTGGAGGACGTCAGCTAGTCCCAGGACTCATCATGATGCCAGATGGCTCCGCTCTTCATGGTTTCCAGCAGGTTCAGCCACAAG GTATGGGTATGGTCAGTGTTGGTCCCATGGTGAACAtgcaagcaacagcaacaatagcaaagGAACTTTTGAAATCAGGAAACTCTCCAACAGCTGAAGCCATGGTAAAGCAGAACCCACCAACTGGTCCACAGGGACCTCCACAG GGACCCCCTCCCTCAAGTCAACAGCAGGCACCTATGCAGCCaccacaacagcagcaacagcaacagcccATGGCAACatctcaacagcagcagcaaccacAGCCTCCTCCACAACAGCAGGTCCCTCAACCACAGGCaccacaacagcagcagcaacaacagcagcaacagcagtccATGGTTAATCAG AATCAGACTGTGCCATCAACCCAAGCTGTACGGCCAAAGGATCAGCTGATGTATTTGGCACAGATATTAGGCTTGCAAGTGCAGTTTACTGATTTTCCAAAG GGCAACAAGAGTGAATATCTGAGTCTGGTCTCACTTACCACCAGCCCCCCTCATGTATCTCATGGTGCAGGCCCTACTATTGATGATTCACATGATCAG GCTTGCTTGACAGCTCTGCGAGCACTAGCGAAGATGGGCCTGGACACAGTCACAGCAGCCAAGCAAGAATAA
- the LOC113803937 gene encoding double-stranded RNA-binding protein Staufen homolog 2 isoform X2 encodes MAQVPLRMAQPGLVPPHQQRPPMMVSMTQPPPVSMQGLVSMAPMMAPAGGMAVMTQAMSHPDSGVGPDHHTLNAPYHHHHHPHHHHGPPGPHHPGPPPHHPSGPPQPPPTGPPPHTGPPHSQYHPAHHPAQAPHHGPHPTHAPHHGPHHSGPHSGPHSGPHSGPHSGPHGGPHGGPHSGPHGGPHGGPHSHGGPHSGPHMGPHTSNSGSGPHSGPHGGPHGGHHGGPTHPQSHLQAAAVAGPPHMTHPPHTVMHHSAPHQVTRYQMSGMGSGGPGGMGASPNSSHQQQQQQQQQQQQQQQQQQQQQPPPPLHTQVQHQPMAQTMQHQPHQQQPQQQQQQQPPQQHQQQPQPQDIVGNGGVVVGMTPTSSGVGVSVGGSSPTNSSSMSNSMCLSNTDPSTSSKEKTPMCLINELARYNKIQHQYCLTDEKGPAHKKTFTVTLRLGESEEYTASGPSIKKAQHSAAAIALEKTQFKHPPPKTQRQNKQTKLTPTVELNALAMKRGEAAVYTFMETPRPPNPYFNMPPNIRAMYNQKYYGRPPLYPIFFVTLRVGTREFIGEGTTAQQAKHNAASKALKLMKQLPMPENATTCTQGDLSDLDPNADLKSPISLVHEIALKRNLTVAFEVIRESGPPHMRTFVTVCIVGEYRTEGEGTGKKVSKKRAAELMLEELRKLPALPPTSLIRVKRKPTTKKKSRNLIKVGQEEQKAAPEYGQGINPISRLIQIQQAKKEKEPVYTMLAERGVPRRREFIMQVTVGNQSAQGSGPNKKLAKRAAAENMLQLLGYSRPQPQPGKPAIKTDGAHSDPDKTRKVTFLEDGGETRGSDSAVVGGVNNVNHMGGPAVGGGRQLVPGLIMMPDGSALHGFQQVQPQGMGMVSVGPMVNMQATATIAKELLKSGNSPTAEAMVKQNPPTGPQGPPQGPPPSSQQQAPMQPPQQQQQQQPMATSQQQQQPQPPPQQQVPQPQAPQQQQQQQQQQQSMVNQNQTVPSTQAVRPKDQLMYLAQILGLQVQFTDFPKGNKSEYLSLVSLTTSPPHVSHGAGPTIDDSHDQACLTALRALAKMGLDTVTAAKQE; translated from the exons ATGGCGCAGGTACCTTTGCGCATGGCTCAGCCTGGTCTGGTGCCCCCCCATCAACAACGTCCTCCCATGATGGTCTCCATGACACAACCACCACCTGTATCCATGCAAG GTCTGGTGAGCATGGCGCCCATGATGGCCCCAGCGGGTGGGATGGCGGTTATGACGCAGGCCATGAGCCACCCAGATTCTGGTGTTGGTCCTGATCATCACACCCTCAATgctccatatcatcatcaccaccacccccatcaccatcatgGCCCTCCTGGTCCACATCACCCAGGCCCCCCACCACACCACCCCAGTGggcctccccagcctcccccaaCAGGTCCTCCCCCCCACACGGGCCCTCCCCACTCTCAGTATCACCCTGCCCATCACCCAGCTCAGGCCCCTCATCATGGCCCACATCCAACTCATGCCCCACACCACGGTCCTCATCACTCTGGCCCACACTCGGGTCCTCATTCTGGCCCACATTCGGGTCCTCACTCGGGGCCGCATGGTGGGCCACATGGTGGACCACATTCTGGTCCACATGGGGGTCCACATGGAGGACCACACAGTCATGGTGGCCCTCACTCTGGTCCTCACATGGGACCTCACACAAGCAACAGCGGTAGTGGGCCACACAGTGGGCCACATGGTGGGCCACATGGAGGACATCATGGTGGACCAACGCATCCTCAGTCCCACCTACAAGCAGCAGCAGTTGCTGGTCCTCCCCACAtgacacaccctccacacactgTCATGCACCACTCTGCGCCACACCAGGTAAC ACGTTACCAGATGAGTGGCATGGGTAGTGGAGGGCCTGGGGGCATGGGAGCCTCTCCAAACAGTAGtcatcaacagcagcaacagcagcagcaacaacaacagcaacaacagcagcaacaacagcagcagcaacctccaccaccactccatACACAA GTACAACACCAACCAATGGCTCAGACAATGCAACATCAACCACACCAGCAGCAgccacaacagcaacagcagcaacagccacCACAGCAGCAccagcaacaaccacaaccacaagatATTGTTGGCAATGGTGGTGTAGTTGTAGGAATGACTCCAACAAGCAGTGGTGTTGGCGTTAGTGTGGGTGGCTCATCTCCAACGAATTCCTCTTCAATGAGCAACTCAATGTGCCTCTCTAATACTGATCCTTCAACGTCAAGTAAAGAGAAGACCCCAATGTGTCTTATTAATGAGCTTGCCAGATATAATAAG ATTCAACACCAGTACTGTTTAACGGATGAGAAGGGTCCAGCACACAAGAAGACCTTTACAGTAACATTGAGGcttggggagagtgaggaataCACAGCCTCTGGTCCCAGTATCAAAAAAGCTCAACATTCGGCTGCTGCCATAGCTCTTGAGAAGACGCAGTTCAAACACCCACCCCCAAAGACACAACGACAGAACAAACAAA CCAAACTCACACCAACCGTTGAATTAAATGCCCTTGCAATGAAGCGAGGAGAAGCTGCTGTTTATACCTTTATGGAGACCCCCCGTCCCCCCAATCCATACTTCAACATGCCACCAAACATAAGAGCCATGTATAATCAG AAATATTATGGACGACCGCCACTTTACCCTATATTCTTTGTAACATTAAGAGTTGGCACTCGGGAATTCATAGGTGAAGGAACCACAGCTCAACAGGCAAAGCACAATGCAGCCTCCAAAGCGTTAAAATTAATGAAACAACTTCCCATGCCTGAGAATGCTACTACATGTACACAAGGAG ATTTGTCAGATTTGGACCCAAATGCAGATTTGAAATCTCCCATCTCCCTTGTTCATGAAATTGCACTGAAGCGCAATTTGACTGTTGCGTTTGAAGTCATACGTGAATCGGGTCCTCCACACATGCGAACTTTTGTCACAGTTTGCATTGTGGGAGAATatagaacagaaggagaaggcACAGGCAAGAAG GTCAGCAAAAAACGAGCAGCAGAACTTATGCTAGAAGAACTACGCAAACTGCCTGCCTTACCACCAACCTCACTCATACGAGTTAAGCGTAAACCCACCACAAAGAAGAAAAGTCGAAACCTCATCAAGGTGGGTCAAGAG GAACAAAAGGCAGCTCCAGAGTATGGGCAGGGAATCAATCCAATATCAAGACTGATCCAGATCCAGCAggctaagaaagagaaagagccagtgTACACCATGCTGGCCGAACGAGGGGTGCCTCGACGCAGAGAATTCATCATGCAG GTGACAGTTGGCAACCAAAGTGCTCAAGGTAGTGGTCCAAATAAGAAGCTAGCCAAAAGAGCTGCTGCAGAGAACATGTTACAACTCCTTGGATACTCCCGCCCACAGCCCCAACCTGGCAAACCTGCTATCAAGACTGACGGTGCTCACTCTGACCCTGACAAAACTAGGAAG GTGACATTCcttgaagatggaggagagactaGAGGATCTGATTCGGCTGTTGTTGGAGGTGTGAATAACGTCAACCACATGGGAGGGCCTGCGGTGGGTGGAGGACGTCAGCTAGTCCCAGGACTCATCATGATGCCAGATGGCTCCGCTCTTCATGGTTTCCAGCAGGTTCAGCCACAAG GTATGGGTATGGTCAGTGTTGGTCCCATGGTGAACAtgcaagcaacagcaacaatagcaaagGAACTTTTGAAATCAGGAAACTCTCCAACAGCTGAAGCCATGGTAAAGCAGAACCCACCAACTGGTCCACAGGGACCTCCACAG GGACCCCCTCCCTCAAGTCAACAGCAGGCACCTATGCAGCCaccacaacagcagcaacagcaacagcccATGGCAACatctcaacagcagcagcaaccacAGCCTCCTCCACAACAGCAGGTCCCTCAACCACAGGCaccacaacagcagcagcaacaacagcagcaacagcagtccATGGTTAATCAG AATCAGACTGTGCCATCAACCCAAGCTGTACGGCCAAAGGATCAGCTGATGTATTTGGCACAGATATTAGGCTTGCAAGTGCAGTTTACTGATTTTCCAAAG GGCAACAAGAGTGAATATCTGAGTCTGGTCTCACTTACCACCAGCCCCCCTCATGTATCTCATGGTGCAGGCCCTACTATTGATGATTCACATGATCAG GCTTGCTTGACAGCTCTGCGAGCACTAGCGAAGATGGGCCTGGACACAGTCACAGCAGCCAAGCAAGAATAA
- the LOC113803937 gene encoding double-stranded RNA-binding protein Staufen homolog 2 isoform X3 — MAQVPLRMAQPGLVPPHQQRPPMMVSMTQPPPVSMQAGLVSMAPMMAPAGGMAVMTQAMSHPDSGVGPDHHTLNAPYHHHHHPHHHHGPPGPHHPGPPPHHPSGPPQPPPTGPPPHTGPPHSQYHPAHHPAQAPHHGPHPTHAPHHGPHHSGPHSGPHSGPHSGPHSGPHGGPHGGPHSGPHGGPHGGPHSHGGPHSGPHMGPHTSNSGSGPHSGPHGGPHGGHHGGPTHPQSHLQAAAVAGPPHMTHPPHTVMHHSAPHQVTRYQMSGMGSGGPGGMGASPNSSHQQQQQQQQQQQQQQQQQQQQQPPPPLHTQVQHQPMAQTMQHQPHQQQPQQQQQQQPPQQHQQQPQPQDIVGNGGVVVGMTPTSSGVGVSVGGSSPTNSSSMSNSMCLSNTDPSTSSKEKTPMCLINELARYNKIQHQYCLTDEKGPAHKKTFTVTLRLGESEEYTASGPSIKKAQHSAAAIALEKTQFKHPPPKTQRQNKQTKLTPTVELNALAMKRGEAAVYTFMETPRPPNPYFNMPPNIRAMYNQKYYGRPPLYPIFFVTLRVGTREFIGEGTTAQQAKHNAASKALKLMKQLPMPENATTCTQGDLSDLDPNADLKSPISLVHEIALKRNLTVAFEVIRESGPPHMRTFVTVCIVGEYRTEGEGTGKKVSKKRAAELMLEELRKLPALPPTSLIRVKRKPTTKKKSRNLIKEQKAAPEYGQGINPISRLIQIQQAKKEKEPVYTMLAERGVPRRREFIMQVTVGNQSAQGSGPNKKLAKRAAAENMLQLLGYSRPQPQPGKPAIKTDGAHSDPDKTRKVTFLEDGGETRGSDSAVVGGVNNVNHMGGPAVGGGRQLVPGLIMMPDGSALHGFQQVQPQGMGMVSVGPMVNMQATATIAKELLKSGNSPTAEAMVKQNPPTGPQGPPQGPPPSSQQQAPMQPPQQQQQQQPMATSQQQQQPQPPPQQQVPQPQAPQQQQQQQQQQQSMVNQNQTVPSTQAVRPKDQLMYLAQILGLQVQFTDFPKGNKSEYLSLVSLTTSPPHVSHGAGPTIDDSHDQACLTALRALAKMGLDTVTAAKQE; from the exons ATGGCGCAGGTACCTTTGCGCATGGCTCAGCCTGGTCTGGTGCCCCCCCATCAACAACGTCCTCCCATGATGGTCTCCATGACACAACCACCACCTGTATCCATGCAAG CAGGTCTGGTGAGCATGGCGCCCATGATGGCCCCAGCGGGTGGGATGGCGGTTATGACGCAGGCCATGAGCCACCCAGATTCTGGTGTTGGTCCTGATCATCACACCCTCAATgctccatatcatcatcaccaccacccccatcaccatcatgGCCCTCCTGGTCCACATCACCCAGGCCCCCCACCACACCACCCCAGTGggcctccccagcctcccccaaCAGGTCCTCCCCCCCACACGGGCCCTCCCCACTCTCAGTATCACCCTGCCCATCACCCAGCTCAGGCCCCTCATCATGGCCCACATCCAACTCATGCCCCACACCACGGTCCTCATCACTCTGGCCCACACTCGGGTCCTCATTCTGGCCCACATTCGGGTCCTCACTCGGGGCCGCATGGTGGGCCACATGGTGGACCACATTCTGGTCCACATGGGGGTCCACATGGAGGACCACACAGTCATGGTGGCCCTCACTCTGGTCCTCACATGGGACCTCACACAAGCAACAGCGGTAGTGGGCCACACAGTGGGCCACATGGTGGGCCACATGGAGGACATCATGGTGGACCAACGCATCCTCAGTCCCACCTACAAGCAGCAGCAGTTGCTGGTCCTCCCCACAtgacacaccctccacacactgTCATGCACCACTCTGCGCCACACCAGGTAAC ACGTTACCAGATGAGTGGCATGGGTAGTGGAGGGCCTGGGGGCATGGGAGCCTCTCCAAACAGTAGtcatcaacagcagcaacagcagcagcaacaacaacagcaacaacagcagcaacaacagcagcagcaacctccaccaccactccatACACAA GTACAACACCAACCAATGGCTCAGACAATGCAACATCAACCACACCAGCAGCAgccacaacagcaacagcagcaacagccacCACAGCAGCAccagcaacaaccacaaccacaagatATTGTTGGCAATGGTGGTGTAGTTGTAGGAATGACTCCAACAAGCAGTGGTGTTGGCGTTAGTGTGGGTGGCTCATCTCCAACGAATTCCTCTTCAATGAGCAACTCAATGTGCCTCTCTAATACTGATCCTTCAACGTCAAGTAAAGAGAAGACCCCAATGTGTCTTATTAATGAGCTTGCCAGATATAATAAG ATTCAACACCAGTACTGTTTAACGGATGAGAAGGGTCCAGCACACAAGAAGACCTTTACAGTAACATTGAGGcttggggagagtgaggaataCACAGCCTCTGGTCCCAGTATCAAAAAAGCTCAACATTCGGCTGCTGCCATAGCTCTTGAGAAGACGCAGTTCAAACACCCACCCCCAAAGACACAACGACAGAACAAACAAA CCAAACTCACACCAACCGTTGAATTAAATGCCCTTGCAATGAAGCGAGGAGAAGCTGCTGTTTATACCTTTATGGAGACCCCCCGTCCCCCCAATCCATACTTCAACATGCCACCAAACATAAGAGCCATGTATAATCAG AAATATTATGGACGACCGCCACTTTACCCTATATTCTTTGTAACATTAAGAGTTGGCACTCGGGAATTCATAGGTGAAGGAACCACAGCTCAACAGGCAAAGCACAATGCAGCCTCCAAAGCGTTAAAATTAATGAAACAACTTCCCATGCCTGAGAATGCTACTACATGTACACAAGGAG ATTTGTCAGATTTGGACCCAAATGCAGATTTGAAATCTCCCATCTCCCTTGTTCATGAAATTGCACTGAAGCGCAATTTGACTGTTGCGTTTGAAGTCATACGTGAATCGGGTCCTCCACACATGCGAACTTTTGTCACAGTTTGCATTGTGGGAGAATatagaacagaaggagaaggcACAGGCAAGAAG GTCAGCAAAAAACGAGCAGCAGAACTTATGCTAGAAGAACTACGCAAACTGCCTGCCTTACCACCAACCTCACTCATACGAGTTAAGCGTAAACCCACCACAAAGAAGAAAAGTCGAAACCTCATCAAG GAACAAAAGGCAGCTCCAGAGTATGGGCAGGGAATCAATCCAATATCAAGACTGATCCAGATCCAGCAggctaagaaagagaaagagccagtgTACACCATGCTGGCCGAACGAGGGGTGCCTCGACGCAGAGAATTCATCATGCAG GTGACAGTTGGCAACCAAAGTGCTCAAGGTAGTGGTCCAAATAAGAAGCTAGCCAAAAGAGCTGCTGCAGAGAACATGTTACAACTCCTTGGATACTCCCGCCCACAGCCCCAACCTGGCAAACCTGCTATCAAGACTGACGGTGCTCACTCTGACCCTGACAAAACTAGGAAG GTGACATTCcttgaagatggaggagagactaGAGGATCTGATTCGGCTGTTGTTGGAGGTGTGAATAACGTCAACCACATGGGAGGGCCTGCGGTGGGTGGAGGACGTCAGCTAGTCCCAGGACTCATCATGATGCCAGATGGCTCCGCTCTTCATGGTTTCCAGCAGGTTCAGCCACAAG GTATGGGTATGGTCAGTGTTGGTCCCATGGTGAACAtgcaagcaacagcaacaatagcaaagGAACTTTTGAAATCAGGAAACTCTCCAACAGCTGAAGCCATGGTAAAGCAGAACCCACCAACTGGTCCACAGGGACCTCCACAG GGACCCCCTCCCTCAAGTCAACAGCAGGCACCTATGCAGCCaccacaacagcagcaacagcaacagcccATGGCAACatctcaacagcagcagcaaccacAGCCTCCTCCACAACAGCAGGTCCCTCAACCACAGGCaccacaacagcagcagcaacaacagcagcaacagcagtccATGGTTAATCAG AATCAGACTGTGCCATCAACCCAAGCTGTACGGCCAAAGGATCAGCTGATGTATTTGGCACAGATATTAGGCTTGCAAGTGCAGTTTACTGATTTTCCAAAG GGCAACAAGAGTGAATATCTGAGTCTGGTCTCACTTACCACCAGCCCCCCTCATGTATCTCATGGTGCAGGCCCTACTATTGATGATTCACATGATCAG GCTTGCTTGACAGCTCTGCGAGCACTAGCGAAGATGGGCCTGGACACAGTCACAGCAGCCAAGCAAGAATAA